A region from the Desulfitobacterium dehalogenans ATCC 51507 genome encodes:
- a CDS encoding glycine-rich domain-containing protein yields MTVSGGFGVSVSRTTNTNGYFNFGITPSVIGGPYTLHYSVTSSSGNYAVSHNTLTVTAPLVIPTDKILEGVSIAGQIGTMPNMATANPNGIGVGRSLAKEYWTGGGSTVFLKPQRGYFDGADTWTYVNAPNLLPSNIKQGVNLFGVTGTYLGTVPTHGSKEWTTPGTYSFTVPEGVNSIFALIQAGGGGGGGNTPGQVGGGGGGGGGYGVFSIPVTPGQILPIVVGSGGLGGTINYYDGSKWTGATAGQDGGNSSVGSYSCTGGKGGSPGGSYPYGGLGGIGNSYGRNGTPGTQGEYYSPSNGLGGAGGMNNYGTGGMGSGTYSTKENGDGNDGSCGRVVVFW; encoded by the coding sequence TTGACCGTCTCTGGAGGGTTTGGAGTTAGCGTATCGAGAACCACAAATACCAATGGATACTTCAATTTTGGGATTACTCCTAGTGTTATTGGGGGGCCGTATACGCTCCATTATTCAGTAACCAGTTCCTCCGGGAATTACGCTGTTAGTCATAATACCTTAACTGTTACGGCTCCCCTTGTTATACCTACAGATAAGATTCTCGAAGGCGTTTCAATAGCAGGTCAAATCGGCACAATGCCAAATATGGCCACAGCTAATCCCAATGGCATAGGAGTAGGCCGAAGCCTTGCTAAGGAATACTGGACAGGCGGTGGGTCTACGGTTTTTCTAAAGCCACAAAGGGGCTATTTTGATGGAGCCGATACATGGACATACGTCAATGCCCCCAATCTATTACCGTCAAATATAAAACAAGGAGTTAATTTATTTGGTGTAACGGGTACCTACTTGGGAACCGTACCTACACATGGATCAAAAGAATGGACTACTCCAGGAACCTATTCATTTACCGTCCCTGAAGGCGTGAATTCGATTTTTGCGCTAATTCAAGCAGGTGGTGGTGGCGGTGGTGGTAATACCCCCGGTCAGGTCGGAGGAGGAGGCGGCGGTGGTGGTGGTTATGGTGTTTTTTCAATACCTGTAACGCCAGGCCAGATTTTACCTATTGTTGTAGGATCAGGGGGATTAGGCGGCACTATAAATTATTATGATGGTAGTAAATGGACTGGTGCCACAGCAGGACAAGACGGGGGAAACTCATCAGTGGGTTCCTACAGCTGCACGGGTGGTAAAGGGGGATCTCCTGGCGGTAGTTATCCATACGGAGGTCTTGGTGGTATCGGAAATTCTTATGGTAGGAACGGCACACCAGGGACACAAGGCGAATATTATTCGCCATCTAATGGGTTAGGCGGTGCTGGTGGAATGAATAATTATGGAACCGGAGGAATGGGATCTGGTACATATTCGACAAAGGAAAATGGTGACGGTAATGATGGCAGCTGCGGAAGAGTTGTGGTGTTTTGGTGA
- a CDS encoding Ig-like domain-containing protein: MMRLKNLIRRLAYQLKRENGVSNYVSFIIVLPVLLTFIVGGGYMASSNRIMNTLDHALEIIGQNMTQNGALTAKGQEQLIAYIEKSGLNPGKVYLNATTTPQSYGSRGLEAVIGYDWDIRALGSDRTIWHKYYERSLPLAQSQLIPGSGADTSGSTDISSIFGGTQGGTNSGGSSSGSGTSIQATSMTMTCSNSSPVANSSVIVSGTAYVGANTAPAGTQITLNGGGVRQTVSTDSSGKYTANVAFTTQGTITLQGVSGKASASVTLNVQPSVPASITLQVPSTIQIGDTFNVTGKVVDASGKIVADDTVVTISSSNATDIPPTNVNTKYGSFTYSVDRITSLNSLTITATAGSASTTKTVNVIPGSPESIALNISPATLSAGSTVTFSGKVLGPYGTPPAANTQVKIVSGTNVVDTMPSAVTDDQGNFSMTATLTKAGTHVFYAQTNGSINSPTATTVVTSGAPYKVNNLSQTPNPLNAGANLSISGYISDRYDNPVSSGTTLTVRSNALSESVPTVVHSGTINTHVTMQTPGIQTLTVADSADNPLAGGSFTVTVLATSAFTLTPEQDQYNVKAGQSIGTVGFVLKDSNGQPVAGKTVKFIETPQGDSLITPLTAVTDASGRVQTTVGTLTKAGTHTLMATLEDDSAVIGTVGITVTPGAPAIILSTVSPTTTEVWAEGKSVPLPIVSGTLTDSYANPISGANLTVSGGFGVSVSRTTNTNGYFNFLITPTVIGGPYTLQYSVNSPQGNYSTNQNSLIVTAPLIIPVDKILQGVTIAGRVGTMPNMATSNPNGIGVGRSQAKEYWTGGGSTLFLKPQRGYFDGVDTWTYWNEPNLLPSNIKSGTSIFGVEGNMPPGKRSLSMNFIYDTYPVKNPVLNFTVPNVNFTPFLVYADFSSSGSVNGTGGGSGPSGTYLGSVSNLSKGEMHAASNHVDFYLSFSMSGTNCNVSITANQTFTLDRGNVTIYLFE, translated from the coding sequence ATGATGAGATTGAAAAATCTGATCAGAAGGCTGGCCTATCAGTTAAAACGAGAGAATGGGGTAAGCAATTATGTAAGCTTCATAATAGTCTTACCGGTATTGCTGACCTTTATCGTCGGTGGCGGCTATATGGCCAGCTCAAATCGGATCATGAACACGCTGGATCATGCCCTGGAAATCATTGGCCAGAACATGACCCAAAACGGTGCTTTAACTGCAAAAGGGCAAGAACAACTGATTGCTTATATCGAAAAAAGCGGCTTAAATCCGGGTAAGGTTTATCTTAACGCAACAACAACGCCACAGTCATACGGTAGTCGCGGTCTTGAGGCTGTCATTGGCTATGACTGGGACATTAGAGCACTAGGCTCTGATAGGACCATATGGCATAAATATTATGAAAGAAGTCTACCTCTTGCTCAAAGTCAATTGATTCCCGGTTCCGGTGCTGATACGTCCGGTAGCACCGATATTTCCTCTATTTTCGGAGGTACCCAGGGGGGAACCAATTCAGGAGGTTCCTCCTCTGGATCGGGTACAAGTATCCAGGCAACCAGCATGACGATGACATGCTCAAACTCATCCCCTGTGGCTAATTCTTCAGTAATAGTTTCCGGAACGGCTTATGTCGGGGCTAATACTGCCCCGGCGGGGACACAAATCACTCTCAATGGGGGAGGAGTAAGGCAAACTGTATCCACGGATAGTTCCGGCAAGTATACGGCCAATGTGGCTTTTACCACTCAGGGTACAATCACTTTGCAAGGGGTCAGTGGTAAGGCTTCAGCCAGTGTTACGTTGAATGTTCAGCCGAGCGTCCCGGCCTCGATTACGCTTCAGGTCCCGAGCACAATTCAGATCGGAGACACATTCAATGTCACGGGTAAAGTGGTGGATGCTTCAGGGAAGATCGTTGCTGATGATACGGTTGTTACTATTAGTTCTAGCAATGCCACAGATATTCCACCAACAAATGTTAATACCAAGTATGGGAGTTTCACATATTCCGTTGACAGAATAACTTCGCTAAATTCATTAACAATTACTGCAACAGCTGGGTCAGCGTCAACGACGAAGACTGTAAATGTCATACCAGGCAGTCCTGAGTCAATTGCGTTAAATATCTCCCCAGCGACCTTATCGGCGGGATCGACGGTTACGTTTTCGGGCAAAGTTCTTGGTCCCTATGGAACTCCACCGGCTGCGAATACCCAGGTAAAAATTGTTTCAGGAACAAACGTGGTGGATACCATGCCTTCAGCCGTCACTGACGATCAAGGAAATTTCTCAATGACGGCAACATTAACCAAGGCAGGAACTCACGTATTCTATGCCCAGACAAACGGCTCAATAAATTCGCCTACAGCGACAACAGTGGTTACATCGGGCGCACCGTATAAGGTCAATAATCTATCCCAAACGCCCAATCCACTGAATGCGGGGGCGAATCTTTCTATTTCAGGTTATATTAGCGACCGATACGATAATCCAGTCAGTTCCGGAACAACGCTAACTGTTAGATCCAATGCATTATCAGAGAGTGTTCCAACGGTCGTTCATAGTGGGACGATCAACACTCATGTAACAATGCAGACACCAGGTATTCAGACCTTAACCGTAGCTGATAGTGCGGATAACCCGTTAGCGGGTGGGAGCTTCACGGTAACAGTATTGGCAACTTCAGCGTTTACGCTCACTCCAGAACAGGATCAATATAATGTCAAAGCGGGACAGTCGATAGGGACTGTGGGATTCGTCCTTAAGGATTCCAACGGACAACCTGTAGCCGGTAAAACAGTTAAGTTTATAGAAACTCCCCAGGGTGATTCCTTGATCACTCCGTTAACGGCTGTAACAGATGCGTCAGGACGTGTCCAGACAACAGTCGGTACGCTTACCAAGGCCGGAACTCACACCCTTATGGCAACCTTAGAAGACGACTCTGCTGTGATTGGAACAGTTGGTATAACCGTGACTCCAGGCGCACCTGCGATAATACTTTCTACGGTTTCTCCAACGACGACTGAAGTCTGGGCAGAAGGAAAGTCGGTCCCTTTACCCATCGTAAGTGGTACGCTTACCGATTCGTACGCGAACCCTATTTCAGGGGCTAATTTGACCGTCTCTGGAGGGTTTGGAGTTAGCGTATCGAGAACCACAAATACCAATGGATACTTCAATTTTTTGATTACTCCAACCGTTATTGGAGGGCCCTATACACTTCAGTATTCGGTAAATAGCCCCCAAGGAAACTACTCTACAAACCAAAATTCCTTAATCGTTACAGCCCCACTTATTATCCCAGTCGATAAGATCCTGCAGGGCGTTACTATAGCCGGTCGAGTCGGGACCATGCCCAACATGGCAACATCTAATCCAAATGGCATAGGAGTAGGCCGAAGCCAGGCGAAAGAATACTGGACAGGTGGAGGCTCTACGCTCTTTCTAAAGCCGCAAAGGGGCTATTTTGATGGCGTTGACACCTGGACTTATTGGAATGAGCCTAATCTGTTACCATCAAATATTAAAAGTGGTACAAGTATCTTTGGAGTCGAGGGAAATATGCCTCCTGGAAAACGGTCATTATCAATGAATTTCATTTACGATACATATCCAGTTAAAAATCCCGTTCTAAACTTTACAGTGCCCAATGTCAACTTCACTCCATTTTTAGTTTATGCGGATTTTAGTTCGAGTGGCAGCGTAAATGGAACGGGAGGTGGAAGTGGCCCATCAGGAACGTACTTAGGCTCAGTTAGTAATTTAAGTAAAGGAGAAATGCATGCCGCGTCTAATCATGTAGATTTTTATCTTTCTTTCAGTATGTCAGGAACAAATTGTAATGTTTCAATAACGGCCAATCAAACTTTTACTCTTGATAGAGGTAATGTAACAATCTATCTCTTTGAATAA
- a CDS encoding type II secretion system F family protein, with protein MNLPMIAALSFSAFTFIYLGISEEDVRRNEVFGLDDQKIKNKVMAWIEKKTSYGLRSRLLRLGISPQAYITKGVLMTLGAALFFGLAGRSIAWALFGGGAAYLIHWMQYYQAYTSWHEDVVAQAGNLATLLKIRLIVGDTVSQAIPAILPILHGPMKVAWMELNSEIAGGVSIPDALDRLADKIGDRDMSAILMKLKTYHREGVPTDHLGSPDPFGDMAAKIERSAAKRVKYATKKMSGSLTLIAGVGFFTFVLWLIPYFYHMLTDSLGRI; from the coding sequence TTGAATTTACCGATGATAGCGGCACTCTCATTTTCAGCCTTTACATTTATCTATTTAGGAATCAGCGAAGAGGATGTCAGACGGAATGAAGTATTTGGATTGGATGACCAGAAAATAAAAAATAAAGTCATGGCATGGATAGAAAAAAAGACATCCTATGGGCTGCGGTCACGTTTGCTTCGCTTAGGTATATCCCCACAAGCTTACATCACTAAGGGGGTGTTGATGACTCTAGGTGCAGCTCTGTTTTTTGGCTTAGCCGGGCGGAGCATAGCATGGGCTTTATTTGGAGGCGGTGCCGCTTATCTCATCCACTGGATGCAGTATTATCAAGCGTATACCTCTTGGCATGAGGATGTTGTCGCTCAAGCGGGCAATTTAGCCACTCTGCTTAAGATACGTCTAATTGTGGGCGATACGGTATCCCAGGCTATACCGGCTATCCTGCCGATACTCCATGGCCCTATGAAAGTGGCATGGATGGAATTGAATTCGGAAATAGCCGGGGGTGTCTCGATACCGGATGCTCTGGATCGGCTGGCGGATAAGATTGGGGATCGGGATATGAGTGCTATCCTTATGAAGCTAAAAACCTATCACAGGGAGGGTGTCCCAACAGATCATTTGGGAAGTCCTGATCCTTTTGGAGATATGGCGGCCAAAATTGAGAGAAGTGCTGCCAAGAGGGTGAAGTATGCAACTAAGAAAATGTCTGGTTCTTTAACCCTCATTGCTGGTGTAGGCTTTTTTACCTTTGTGCTTTGGCTCATTCCGTATTTTTACCATATGCTGACTGATTCATTAGGTCGTATATAA
- a CDS encoding type II secretion system F family protein: MEWSLLSLLSALAMAIAFFLWQKNKEKGLTFDEKTEEVVKSVRKKEEKAKKGNVVTLQSLTILGVPYLRYRVLSFVFGFIVTFAWLAIAQNYVAAVIMYAVGFQLPGLYYERKAAGLLDMRDRQVAIFVGTTADGLGNGRTINEALWQAALLMREEPMYSIAQTYMKKIGAKVSIEVAITEMAQEINTPSFLFFANLVTTVKKVGTKGSDSFDILDFKFKEEEDIQSDLRGEVSLWMNLLLAFLSVSLAGPLVYRSFMPDVWLVIPTTFGWLLALSAIGTVIIFNSLRKYSRFRVTL, from the coding sequence ATGGAATGGTCTCTGCTTAGTCTGCTGAGTGCTTTAGCGATGGCTATAGCTTTCTTCTTGTGGCAAAAGAACAAGGAGAAGGGGCTTACCTTTGATGAGAAGACAGAGGAAGTAGTAAAAAGTGTTAGGAAAAAAGAAGAGAAGGCCAAGAAGGGGAATGTCGTTACGTTGCAAAGCCTTACGATTTTGGGAGTACCTTATCTGCGTTATAGGGTGCTCTCATTTGTCTTTGGCTTTATCGTGACTTTTGCATGGTTGGCTATCGCCCAAAACTATGTGGCTGCTGTCATTATGTATGCAGTGGGCTTCCAGCTGCCGGGTTTGTATTACGAACGCAAGGCGGCCGGACTCTTAGATATGCGTGATCGGCAAGTGGCGATTTTTGTTGGCACGACGGCTGACGGGTTAGGCAATGGGCGGACGATCAACGAAGCTTTATGGCAGGCGGCGTTACTGATGAGAGAAGAGCCAATGTATTCTATAGCCCAAACATATATGAAGAAAATTGGAGCGAAAGTGTCTATTGAGGTGGCGATAACTGAAATGGCCCAGGAAATTAATACTCCTAGTTTTCTCTTCTTTGCTAATTTGGTGACTACAGTAAAAAAAGTGGGAACCAAAGGAAGTGATAGCTTCGATATTCTGGATTTCAAATTCAAGGAAGAAGAAGATATTCAGAGTGATCTGCGGGGAGAAGTGTCACTTTGGATGAATCTATTGCTTGCTTTTCTTTCAGTATCCCTTGCCGGTCCCTTGGTCTATCGGAGTTTTATGCCGGATGTATGGTTGGTTATACCAACGACGTTCGGATGGCTGCTGGCCCTTTCGGCCATTGGTACCGTGATTATTTTTAACAGCTTAAGAAAATATTCACGGTTTAGAGTAACACTTTAA
- a CDS encoding ATPase, T2SS/T4P/T4SS family, producing the protein MPRLDFETLEVTERSVNLADLKVTGQRKQKQDKNKQDDSRKEHWKGILDEINADVIKSAGNLLIDKYTHEKEILRHLELVIEKKSLTSTEKKDAYEQMKVNLFGFGIFDKHMNDNKITELIIDAPGAVDVEVGGVLYRLGEDPPFENDEVFESDEELQQWVDQLLKMAKAERPLNYGNPSVNVELANGERVQATCPPVTEHITVNIRKSVKQTKKYSVEDQIKAGSADIDMAHFMLASARGKATMLILGPTGTGKTTWVRTVMEGGATVEGGGFDPEERVIMLEDTRETNANLKRFLSMQTVTQGQNKMDMIALFEESMRKRGDRVCVSEIRGIEAAVFLLTSAAGHDGAVSTMHAGNPQKAVFLLIMRMKQAGYDMSEEFLERFIHEQVHIMVFLARTRDGRRRISRIVEVNSLEASNTPKFKDIFVWDPITDTFEWVNDIEEDKRREWIINGAIVPEFPGNKDKGKKSRKTKKKDAEEDKDGMVSA; encoded by the coding sequence ATGCCAAGACTAGATTTTGAAACACTGGAAGTAACAGAAAGAAGTGTCAATCTGGCTGATCTCAAGGTGACTGGTCAGCGAAAACAGAAACAGGATAAGAATAAGCAAGATGACAGCCGGAAGGAGCATTGGAAAGGAATCCTTGATGAAATCAATGCTGATGTAATTAAAAGCGCCGGAAACCTCTTGATTGATAAATACACTCACGAGAAAGAAATCTTGCGCCACCTGGAATTGGTTATTGAAAAAAAATCGTTGACCAGTACTGAGAAGAAAGATGCTTATGAGCAGATGAAGGTCAATCTTTTTGGCTTTGGTATTTTTGATAAACACATGAATGACAATAAAATCACAGAGCTTATCATTGATGCCCCTGGCGCAGTTGATGTTGAAGTCGGGGGTGTTTTATATCGTCTAGGAGAAGATCCACCATTTGAAAACGATGAAGTTTTTGAAAGCGACGAGGAACTACAGCAGTGGGTGGACCAGTTACTGAAGATGGCCAAGGCAGAGAGACCATTAAATTACGGGAATCCAAGTGTAAATGTGGAACTTGCAAATGGGGAACGGGTGCAAGCAACCTGTCCGCCTGTAACGGAGCATATCACAGTGAATATCCGGAAAAGTGTGAAACAAACAAAAAAATACTCCGTTGAGGACCAAATTAAGGCCGGATCAGCTGATATAGATATGGCCCACTTTATGCTTGCGTCTGCTCGTGGTAAGGCTACAATGTTAATTCTAGGGCCTACTGGTACAGGTAAAACAACCTGGGTAAGAACCGTGATGGAAGGCGGAGCTACAGTAGAGGGCGGTGGTTTCGATCCAGAAGAACGAGTCATTATGCTCGAAGATACTCGGGAAACCAACGCTAATTTGAAACGCTTTTTAAGTATGCAAACTGTTACACAAGGTCAAAACAAGATGGATATGATAGCTCTGTTTGAGGAGAGCATGAGAAAACGGGGCGATAGAGTGTGTGTGTCCGAGATTCGTGGTATTGAGGCTGCTGTTTTTCTCTTAACTTCGGCAGCTGGGCATGATGGTGCGGTGTCCACCATGCATGCTGGAAATCCTCAAAAGGCTGTCTTCTTACTTATTATGCGGATGAAGCAAGCGGGATATGACATGAGTGAAGAGTTCTTGGAACGCTTTATACACGAACAAGTCCACATCATGGTCTTTCTTGCCCGTACACGTGATGGTCGTCGACGGATATCTCGTATTGTCGAAGTCAATTCTTTAGAAGCAAGCAATACTCCGAAATTCAAAGACATATTTGTTTGGGACCCAATAACAGACACATTCGAATGGGTCAATGACATTGAAGAAGATAAGAGGCGGGAATGGATCATTAATGGGGCTATTGTGCCAGAGTTTCCTGGTAATAAGGATAAGGGTAAGAAATCCAGAAAAACCAAGAAAAAAGATGCTGAGGAGGATAAGGATGGAATGGTCTCTGCTTAG
- a CDS encoding AAA family ATPase, with protein sequence MKTVIVIIPDKNIGTRLCEYLNEKYGVTAKLQLDLHGVEEVQADAFIIYRKCVDDMRFLDGIEGEIALLYGKASIPSSDKALTYQKLTGNLPECVDGFLEPLLQDNCGDLNEELNWDWDESEAKHKRSNKFTPVRSVALFSPGGGVGKTTAAVHLAKLAEQARINVGLIETDEDKGGVLRYLGKSPAQEGLDSLEKAVWDDEVFFSENIKRIVQKVGRIQVVPMVSTFNGLSCNMQNVSSLFTWANSQFDLTLYDLPPRLRDVMTFSVLQAVDQVVLVAEPTDILMDALQKHLKLCQEVEQFSNLPKKYRLLVNKVPEKNGLSPEEMADALGLPLLGSISADVEHYDRMINRAKFEIPSDSSWRKVFFNMDLGGDASAINLIEGTKGDGPGGKAKKKRKGFLSFFFC encoded by the coding sequence ATGAAAACGGTTATAGTAATTATCCCAGATAAAAATATAGGTACTCGATTATGTGAGTATCTAAATGAAAAGTACGGAGTAACGGCAAAGCTTCAGCTGGATCTTCACGGGGTAGAAGAGGTTCAAGCTGATGCTTTTATTATTTACCGGAAATGCGTAGACGACATGAGATTTTTGGATGGAATAGAAGGTGAAATTGCCCTCCTATATGGTAAAGCTTCCATTCCATCGTCGGATAAAGCGTTGACGTATCAAAAGCTGACGGGGAATTTGCCGGAGTGCGTAGACGGTTTTTTGGAACCCCTACTGCAAGATAATTGCGGTGACCTAAATGAGGAATTAAATTGGGATTGGGATGAAAGCGAAGCAAAGCATAAAAGATCAAACAAATTTACGCCGGTACGGTCTGTGGCATTATTTTCCCCAGGAGGTGGTGTAGGAAAGACAACAGCTGCTGTCCATCTGGCAAAGCTTGCTGAACAAGCACGAATCAATGTCGGTTTAATTGAAACCGATGAAGACAAAGGAGGAGTATTACGTTATCTGGGAAAGTCCCCTGCACAAGAGGGACTTGATTCGCTAGAAAAGGCGGTATGGGATGATGAAGTGTTTTTCTCGGAAAACATAAAACGAATTGTACAGAAGGTCGGTCGAATACAGGTTGTACCAATGGTTAGTACATTTAACGGATTATCATGCAACATGCAGAATGTGTCATCTCTCTTTACTTGGGCTAATTCACAATTCGACTTAACTTTATACGACCTGCCGCCAAGATTGCGTGATGTTATGACGTTTTCTGTGCTGCAGGCGGTGGATCAAGTGGTTCTGGTAGCTGAGCCAACGGATATTCTTATGGATGCCTTGCAAAAACACCTGAAGCTGTGCCAGGAAGTAGAGCAGTTCAGCAATTTGCCGAAGAAGTACCGGCTGCTTGTCAATAAAGTGCCGGAGAAAAATGGGCTTAGTCCGGAAGAAATGGCTGATGCGTTAGGACTGCCTTTGCTCGGTTCAATCTCTGCAGATGTAGAGCACTATGACAGAATGATTAACCGGGCTAAGTTTGAGATTCCTTCGGATTCTTCCTGGCGCAAGGTCTTTTTTAATATGGATTTGGGAGGTGATGCCTCAGCTATAAACTTAATCGAAGGCACCAAGGGTGATGGACCCGGTGGGAAAGCTAAGAAAAAGCGGAAAGGTTTTCTTAGCTTTTTCTTTTGCTAA
- a CDS encoding cellulose synthase operon protein YhjQ/BcsQ: MEYAETIMNKRGLFDRLVRGRTGGPGVIAANQTIAVYGTQGGVGTSCLTAVLSKTLHRWGFTVLVVEAAASGGSFLRLMGKRPANNGLDTISKNREKMNSELEDIKVNIIKGLSTLPRSGAPYNTQWAWKEEEALELLRLARKMAGTGFMVVDAGNLLSDALSRAALIDADHIVSLFRPTDMGIDAAIRFYEQTRYANLSDKLIWIANQAYSSKDSAQLAGIIEQKINYCIPWENSMKSMEQGDKVPQNVQSIAEELLHNLISAPSARVF, encoded by the coding sequence ATGGAGTACGCTGAAACAATTATGAACAAGCGAGGATTATTTGATCGTCTTGTGAGGGGACGAACCGGGGGTCCTGGGGTGATCGCCGCAAATCAAACTATAGCGGTCTATGGAACACAGGGAGGAGTAGGTACGTCTTGCCTTACGGCGGTTCTGTCTAAAACCTTACATCGTTGGGGATTTACAGTGCTGGTTGTTGAGGCAGCAGCAAGCGGAGGAAGCTTTTTGCGCCTTATGGGGAAAAGACCTGCGAACAATGGCCTTGATACAATAAGTAAGAACCGTGAAAAAATGAATAGTGAATTGGAAGATATTAAAGTGAACATCATAAAAGGCCTAAGCACATTACCCCGATCCGGTGCTCCTTATAATACTCAATGGGCCTGGAAAGAAGAAGAAGCCTTGGAATTATTGCGACTTGCTAGGAAGATGGCGGGTACCGGCTTTATGGTCGTTGATGCCGGAAATCTTCTAAGTGATGCATTATCCCGCGCAGCGTTGATAGATGCTGATCATATCGTTTCTTTGTTCCGGCCAACAGATATGGGAATAGACGCAGCCATTCGCTTTTATGAGCAAACCAGATACGCAAATTTGAGCGACAAATTAATCTGGATTGCAAACCAAGCATACTCATCAAAAGATTCAGCACAACTAGCAGGGATTATTGAACAAAAAATTAATTATTGCATTCCATGGGAAAATTCGATGAAAAGTATGGAGCAAGGTGATAAGGTTCCACAAAATGTTCAATCTATTGCTGAAGAGCTACTGCATAATCTAATCAGTGCTCCTTCAGCAAGAGTATTTTAG
- a CDS encoding prepilin peptidase produces the protein MLTGFLYFVFVLITFFLALTDYFKMRLPDKLTFPLLGIGLLFSGLKGSQVLFDNGVAALFIGGLFALVAYFYPNGMGMGDAKYVTALTLFLGPLPVMVTLVWAILLALILGGVLIVSKRITLKQQVPFGPFLTIGAWMTMIIL, from the coding sequence GTGTTAACTGGATTCCTATATTTTGTTTTTGTCCTAATAACATTCTTTTTAGCACTAACAGACTATTTTAAGATGCGGCTTCCGGATAAGCTGACATTTCCACTACTTGGGATAGGGCTACTTTTCTCAGGTCTTAAGGGTTCTCAGGTCTTGTTTGATAATGGAGTGGCAGCACTTTTCATCGGTGGATTATTCGCCTTGGTTGCTTATTTTTACCCCAACGGCATGGGTATGGGTGATGCTAAATACGTGACAGCATTGACTCTATTTTTAGGGCCTCTTCCTGTTATGGTTACCCTGGTTTGGGCCATTTTACTGGCTCTTATCTTGGGGGGGGTCCTCATTGTTTCCAAACGAATTACGCTGAAGCAGCAAGTTCCTTTTGGTCCTTTTTTGACAATCGGCGCGTGGATGACAATGATTATTTTATAA